The region TGCGCGACCACCAGCCCGGCCCAACCGCCGACCAGCGTCTGGACGGCCCGCCGCTGCGCCTGGTGGAGCCCGAGGACCCGGACCGCGGTGGCCGGCTCATCACCCGGTCGGCCCGCCGCGCCGCCGAGCCGAGCGCTCCGCCGGTGGCGGCCGAGGGCGACGGCGACCTGCTGATCTTCGCGGCCGCTCGCTCGGCCTGGTTCACCGGACATCCGGAGGACGACGCACAGGTGGAGTGGGTCTCGACCGCCGACACCGGCTGGCGGGCGGCCGAGCAGGCGGCCAGGCCGCAGGTGGGCGACGAGACGCGGGCGGGTCTGCCGAAGCGGGTGCCGCAGGCGAACCTGGTTCCGGGCTCGCCGCTGCGGGACGAGCGGCCGCTGCGCATCGTGCGCGACGCGGCCCGGATCGCCGAGCACACCACCGGCTACTTCCGCGGCTGGCGCAGGGGTCAGGAAATCGGCGGCTTCGCGGTCGGCGGTCGCCCCGGACGCGAGGCCGCGGGTGGCTGGGACTTCACCCGCGACGGCAACGAGCGGGACGACGATCGGGAGTACGAGTTCCGCTCCGCCGGTTACCGCTCCTGACCACCGCCAATCCCATGCCCCTGTGACCGGGCCCACATACCGTCGAGTGTTCCTGGCCACACCATAAATATTTGACGGCAGGACTATCCGCTCGGCAACATACCGGCGGAACAGTAGGCGGGCCGGTGAGCATGCCGGCGTGAGAGGCGGCATCTGATGGCGACACCGGCGATCGGTTCATCCGCCCTTACCCGTCGCGGCCTGCTCCTGGCCGGCACCTCCACGCTGTTCCTGGCCGCCTGCGGGCGCGGCGACGAGGACGATCGCAGCGGCCCCACCGGCAAGGGTCCACAGGACCTCGCCATCGGTGCCAGCCTGGAACTGACCGGCGCCGGCGCGGCACTGGGCGTCCTCCAGGAACGGGCACTGCGGATCACCCTCGAAACGTTGAACGAGGAAGGCGTACCGGTCGGCAACCTGCGCCGGAAGATCCGCCTGGTGGTGCAGGACAACGGCAGCAACCCGAAGACCGCGGCGGAGCAGGCGACCGAAATGGTCAACCGCGACCAGGTGCACGCGCTGGTCGGCGGCACCCTGGCCGAGACCTCGATGTCGATGATCGCTGTCGCGCAGGAGGCGCAGGTCCCGTTCATCTCCCTCGCCGCCGCCGACGAGATAGTGCTGCCGCTCCCCCAACGGACCTTCGTCTACAAGCTCACCCCCGACGCCAGCGACGTCGCCCGCCAACTGGCCCGCCTGATCAACTCACAGCGGCTGGAGAAGGTCACCCTGCTGGCCGCACCGGGCCTGCACGGAAACTCCGGCGTACGGGCCATGACGGGGGCGCTCGACACCGTCGGGGTGGGCCTGAACAAGACCGTACGGCTGCCGGCCACCGGTGCCGACTTCGCGTCCGCCGCGACCCGGGTGGCGAGCGGCAAGCCGGACGGGGTGACGATCTGGGCCACCGCCCCGAGTTCCGGCGCCGCCGCCCGCGCGCTGCGCGACGCCGGCTACCAGGGCCCGATCTTCTTCGACGCCGGCGCGGTCGCCGAGGAGACCCTCTCGACCGAGAACGCCGAGGCGGTCGAGGGGTCCTTCGTGGTCCACCCGATGGCGCTGAGCGGCTCCTCGCTGACCAACACCACCAGCGCCGGCCTGGCCCGGCGGGACTTCGTCTTCCGCTACATCCAGGAGCACGGCTCGTTCAGCGGGTTCGCGCCGTACGCGTCGGACGCGGTGCACCTGATCACCGCCGCCGCCCGGCTCGCGAACAGCGTCGACCGGGGACGTCTGCGGGTGTACCTGGCCCGTCAGGTGACCGAGGGAATCGCCGGCTCGTACGCGTTCGCGCCGATCCGTCACGGCGGCATGGAGCCCGACTCGCTCGGCGTGTTCACCGTCAGCCGTGGCGAGTGGACCCGGATCTCCTGACCCGGCCCGACCCCGAGCGCTCGGTGGTCATTCAGCCCGCCCTATTCCGTACGCACGTCGACCGCCCGACCGGGATGGAACTCCCGGTCGGGCGGTCGGTACGTCAACTCGCGTCAGGCGGGCGCGACAGCGCGTGACCTGCGCATGGTGAGCACGTACTCCACCAGCGAGATCAGCACGTGCTTGGTCGACTCGCGGTTACGCGCGTCGCAAGCCACCACCGGGACGTCACTCGAAATGGCGAGCGCGTCCCGCACGTCCTGCGGGTCGTGGTACTGCATACCGTCGAAGCAGTTGATGGCCACCAGGTACGGCAGCCGCCGGTGCTCGAAGAAGTCGATCGCCGCGAAGCAGTCGGCCAATCGACGGGTGTCCACCAACACCACGGCCCCGATCGCTCCCCGTACCAGTTCGTCCCACATGAACCAGAAACGTGTCTGGCCCGGGGTGCCGAACAGGTAGAGGATCAGATCCCGGTCGATCGAGATCCGACCGAAGTCCATGGCGACCGTGGTGGTCGTCTTTCCCGGCACCTGTCGCGTGTCATCGACGCCGACGCCGGCGGACGTCATGATCGCCTCAGTGGTCAACGGCGTGATCTCCGAGACCGAGCCGACCAGCGTCGTCTTGCCGACGCCAAACCCACCGGCGATGACGATCTTCGCCGATGTCACGCGCCCGGGCATCGGGCGGTGCGACATGTCAGAGCCTGCGAAGTCCACTCAGCACCCTCTCCAGCAGTTCAGTGCCCACCGCGTCGTTAGAGTCGTCCAGGATTGTCGGTTCATGCACCGCGACCAGGCCTTCGGCGGCCATGTCAGCGATGAGGACCCGGGCCACTCCGAGCGGTAGCTGCATCCGCGCCGCGATTTCCGCGAGCGACTGCAACTGACCGTCACACAGCGCGGCGATGTATTGGTGCTCCCGACCCTGGCCGCCGTTGCCGTTACCGGCTGTCCGGCCGCGCACCGTCGTCTCGACCAGTGCCTCCAGGGCGATGTTGAGCCTCGGCCGGGTCCGTCCACGGGTGACGGCATATGGCCTGACCAACGCGCCAGTTGGCTCGTCGCGTTCAGCCATCATCGCCGTTCACCCCCTTCTCGCCCCGTCCGTGACCCGAGCCCCTGGAACTCGTCGTCCTTCTTTCGTTGCCGTCGCACCCGTTGACCGGGTGGCCGACCGGCGGCACTCCTAGCCCAGCATCCCCGCCGCGGCGCGCGGCGCGGGCGTGAGCGCGTCTCCCACCCGGTCGACGAGCAGTGCCATTTCGTAACCGACCTGTCCCACGTCGCTGTTGCGAGCGGCGAGCACCGCGAACGACGAACCGTCCGAGATGGACATGAGGAACAGGAAGCCATTGTCCATCTCGACCACGGTTTGCAAAACCGCGCCACCCTCGAAACAGCGTGCCGCGCCCTGGGTGAGGCTGACCAGTCCGGACGCGATGGCGGCGAGCTGGTCGGCCCGGTCACGCGGAAGGTCCCGTGACGACGCGAGGAGCAGACCGTCCGCGGAGACCGCGATCGCGTGTGCGACGCCCGGCACCCGGTCGGCGAAGTTGGCAAGCAGCCAACCGAGATCCTGCGTAGATGTCATGCTTCATGCTCCTTCTGACCGCTCCCGGCCGCGGGGCCTAAGCCGGCCTGCGGGGATTGCTGACCTCCCGGAGTCCCTTCCGGGTTGGTCGACGGGTCTTCCGAGGGGTTGGTACGGCCGCGCTGTACTCCACGGTGGTACGCGGACAGCAGGCCGCGTACCGCCTCCGGGGTCCGGCGTTGCACCGAGACGCTCGGCTTCTCCACCCCGCCGGGTACCAACTGTGCCATCGGCACCCGCTTGGGCAGACCCTTCTGCGTGGTCTCGGCGACCGGCACGTCGGTGGCCGCGGATGCGGCACGCCACCCGTCGTCGGCGGCCGTCTGCCAGCCGCCCACGGACGAGCCTGCCGGCCGGCTGGCGCCGTTGCCGTAGCCAACCGGTGCCGTCGTCGTCTCCGCCGGCCCCATCCCCCGGCCCAACCCGGCGGAAACCGCCGGAGCCGCCATAGCGGGGCTGGTAGGGGTGTTGACGGAACCGTTCTGGGTCGTGCTCCGGGCGGCGTCGGCGGTGACGTACTGGCCGTTGCCCGCAGTGGCGTCGTCGGCGGTCTCGTCG is a window of Micromonospora sp. NBC_01699 DNA encoding:
- a CDS encoding ABC transporter substrate-binding protein, yielding MATPAIGSSALTRRGLLLAGTSTLFLAACGRGDEDDRSGPTGKGPQDLAIGASLELTGAGAALGVLQERALRITLETLNEEGVPVGNLRRKIRLVVQDNGSNPKTAAEQATEMVNRDQVHALVGGTLAETSMSMIAVAQEAQVPFISLAAADEIVLPLPQRTFVYKLTPDASDVARQLARLINSQRLEKVTLLAAPGLHGNSGVRAMTGALDTVGVGLNKTVRLPATGADFASAATRVASGKPDGVTIWATAPSSGAAARALRDAGYQGPIFFDAGAVAEETLSTENAEAVEGSFVVHPMALSGSSLTNTTSAGLARRDFVFRYIQEHGSFSGFAPYASDAVHLITAAARLANSVDRGRLRVYLARQVTEGIAGSYAFAPIRHGGMEPDSLGVFTVSRGEWTRIS
- a CDS encoding GTP-binding protein translates to MSHRPMPGRVTSAKIVIAGGFGVGKTTLVGSVSEITPLTTEAIMTSAGVGVDDTRQVPGKTTTTVAMDFGRISIDRDLILYLFGTPGQTRFWFMWDELVRGAIGAVVLVDTRRLADCFAAIDFFEHRRLPYLVAINCFDGMQYHDPQDVRDALAISSDVPVVACDARNRESTKHVLISLVEYVLTMRRSRAVAPA
- a CDS encoding DUF742 domain-containing protein, which produces MAERDEPTGALVRPYAVTRGRTRPRLNIALEALVETTVRGRTAGNGNGGQGREHQYIAALCDGQLQSLAEIAARMQLPLGVARVLIADMAAEGLVAVHEPTILDDSNDAVGTELLERVLSGLRRL
- a CDS encoding roadblock/LC7 domain-containing protein yields the protein MTSTQDLGWLLANFADRVPGVAHAIAVSADGLLLASSRDLPRDRADQLAAIASGLVSLTQGAARCFEGGAVLQTVVEMDNGFLFLMSISDGSSFAVLAARNSDVGQVGYEMALLVDRVGDALTPAPRAAAGMLG